In Rosa chinensis cultivar Old Blush chromosome 1, RchiOBHm-V2, whole genome shotgun sequence, a genomic segment contains:
- the LOC112165937 gene encoding cucumisin isoform X2 has translation MGDKPKNGVPVTPDLHVNILRDIVDNNINNDIAHEALLLHSYKRSFHGFAAMLTKQEAQKLAGMDGVVSVFPSKQMSVKTTKSWNFLEFPETVKRSNLEKDIIIGVIDTGIWPESHSFSDVGFGPPPKKWKGICQGNNNFTCNNKIIGARYYRHLGSFEEEVESPRDSEGHGTHCASIAVGNIVRNISIKGLGFGNARGGVPSAHIAVYKACWKNGCSDADILAAFDDAIADGVDIISASIASKVPNDYFRSGVAIGAFHATRKGILVSTCSGNEGPKKRTVINFAPWMLSVAATTINRQFITKVQLGNGKVYEGLLPNIHDLQGKFYPLIYGGDAPNTTEGGNATMSRFCSTNSLKDDSIRGKIVLCDRGPDASGDGYGAIEGDATGVILTGVKVVEELVGPFPLPATHVGLEENSKIYKYISETRNPIATIFKSEEINDVLAPYVPSYSSRGPNPMNPNILKPDLAAPGTHILAAYDHQQSVGDSRTEYNLDSGTSMACPHAAGAAAYVKSFHSKWSPAAIQSALITTAKPMSAKTSPHAEFAYGAGLLNPSRAPYPGLVYDLDEQDYLYFLCSQGYSGKLLEIITGDKSSCSSKSNNEIANDLNYPSFALSIKDPEFINGIFHRTVTNVGSSNSTYRAKVVTPSGLEINVNPNVLSFTSLGQKKPFVVTVKGSIEKSNIVSTSLVWDNGDFQVRSPIVVYVTV, from the exons ATGGGCGACAAGCCAAAGAACGGGGTGCCAGTAACACCTGATCTTCATGTGAATATTCTAAGAGACATAGTTGACAACAACATTAATAATGATATTGCACATGAAGCTCTGCTTCTTCACAGCTACAAGAGAAGTTTCCATGGATTTGCTGCAATGCTCACAAAACAAGAAGCACAAAAACTGGCTG GAATGGATGGTGTAGTGTCTGTCTTCCCAAGCAAACAAATGAGTGTCAAAACAACAAAGTCATGGAACTTCCTTGAGTTTCCAGAAACAGTTAAAAGAAGCAACCTTGAAAAAGATATCATTATCGGTGTGATCGACACTGGAATTTGGCCAGAATCGCACAGCTTTAGTGATGTTGGTTTTGGTCCTCCACCCAAGAAATGGAAAGGCATATGTCAAGGCAATAACAACTTTACTTGTAACAA TAAAATTATCGGAGCACGATATTACCGTCATTTGGGATcctttgaagaagaagttgagtCTCCAAGAGACTCTGAAGGTCATGGAACCCATTGCGCATCAATAGCAGTTGGGAACATAGTGAGAAATATAAGCATAAAAGGTTTAGGGTTTGGAAACGCAAGAGGAGGGGTGCCATCAGCACATATTGCGGTGTACAAAGCATGCTGGAAGAACGGTTGTTCAGATGCTGACATTCTAGCAGCATTTGATGATGCCATTGCTGACGGTGTCGATATAATCTCGGCTTCCATTGCAAGCAAAGTTCCAAATGATTATTTTCGAAGCGGAGTTGCAATTGGGGCATTTCACGCTACCAGAAAGGGGATACTAGTTTCAACTTGCAGTGGTAACGAAGGTCCGAAAAAAAGAACTGTGATAAACTTTGCACCGTGGATGCTTTCTGTGGCTGCTACCACCATAAACCGTCAGTTCATCACCAAGGTTCAATTGGGTAATGGAAAAGTCTATGAG GGACTATTACCAAACATACATGACCTCCAGGGTAAATTCTATCCTTTAATATATGGTGGAGACGCACCTAATACAACAGAAGGTGGTAACGCGACTATGTCAAG GTTCTGTTCCACAAATAGCTTAAAAGATGATTCGATCAGAGGTAAAATTGTGCTTTGCGATAGAGGCCCAGATGCCAGTGGGGATGGGTATGGGGCCATAGAGGGTGATGCAACTGGAGTTATTCTGACGGGCGTAAAAGTTGTCGAGGAGCTGGTTGGCCCTTTTCCCCTGCCTGCAACTCACGTCGGATTGGAAGAAAACAGCAAAATTTACAAATACATAAGCGAAACAAG GAACCCAATTGCAACTATTTTCAAAAGTGAAGAAATTAATGATGTATTGGCTCCATACGTGCCCTCCTACTCGTCAAGGGGTCCAAATCCAATGAATCCTAACATTCTCAAG CCAGATTTAGCAGCTCCAGGTACTCACATTCTAGCAGCATATGATCACCAACAATCAGTTGGTGATAGCAGAACTGAATATAATTTGGATAGTGGGACATCAATGGCGTGCCCTCATGCTGCAGGCGCAGCTGCATACGTCAAATCATTTCACTCTAAATGGTCACCGGCTGCTATTCAATCAGCTCTCATCACTACAG CTAAACCTATGAGTGCCAAAACTAGCCCGCACGCTGAATTCGCATATGGAGCTGGCCTACTAAACCCTTCTAGGGCTCCATATCCTGGTTTGGTATACGATCTTGATGAACAAGActacttatattttttgtgTTCACAAGGATACAGTGGTAAACTATTGGAAATCATAACCGGGGACAAGAGTAGCTGCTCATCAAAATCTAATAATGAAATAGCCAATGACCTGAACTATCCTTCTTTTGCTCTTTCAATCAAGGATCCAGAATTCATCAATGGGATCTTCCATAGGACTGTCACTAATGTTGGATCGTCAAATTCCACATACAGAGCTAAAGTGGTGACTCCATCAGGACTCGAAATCAATGTGAATCCAAATGTGTTATCATTCACATCTCTCGGCCAGAAGAAACCTTTTGTCGTTACAGTAAAAGGGTCAATTGAGAAATCAAATATAGTTTCTACATCTTTGGTGTGGGATAATGGTGATTTCCAAGTCAGGAGCCCGATTGTTGTCTATGTTACAGTTTAA
- the LOC112165945 gene encoding cucumisin → MALRWFLLLSLISSILLLVHVTHSAARDARKAYIVYMGDKPKNGVPVTPDLHVNILRDVVDNNINNDIAHEALLLHSYKRSFHGFAAMLTKQEAQKLAGMDGVVSVFPSKQMSVKTTKSWNFLEFPETVKRSDLEKDIIIGVIDSGIWPESDSFSDVGFGPPPKKWKGICQGNNNFTCNNKIIGARYYRHLGSFEKEVESPRDSEGHGTHCASVAAGNIVKNTSIKGLGFGNARGGVPSAHIAVYKVCWKDGCSDADMLAAFDDAVADGVDIISISIGSKVPNDYFRNGVAIGAFHATRNGILVLTASGNEGPKKKTVSNFAPWMLSVAATTINRQFITKVQLGNGKIYEGLLPNIYDLRGKFYPLIYGGDAPNTTKGSNASMSRFCSENSLKEDSIRDKIVLCDRGPAGNDDGYGAIQGDATGVILTGVKIAEELVSPLSLPASHIGLEENSHIYKYISETRNPIATIFKSEEINDVLAPYVPSYSSRGPNPMNPNILKPDLAAPGTHILAAYDHQSVGGGSRAKYNLETGTSMACPHVAGVAAYVKSFHSKWSPAAIQSALITTAKPMSTKTSPHAEFAYGAGLLNPSRAPYPGLVYDLDEQDYLYFLCSQGYSGKLLEIITRDKSSCSSKSNNETTNDLNYPSFALSIKDPEFINGVFHRTVTNVGSSNSTYRAKVVAPSGLEINVNPSVLSFTSLGQKESFVVTVKGSIEKSNIVSASLVWDDGTFQVRSPIVIHVTV, encoded by the exons ATGGCTCTTCGATGGTTTCTCCTTCTCAGCCTCATTAGCAGTATTCTACTTCTTGTTCATGTTACTCACTCAGCTGCTCGGGATGCCCGGAAG GCTTATATTGTGTATATGGGCGACAAGCCAAAGAACGGGGTGCCAGTAACACCTGATCTTCATGTGAATATTCTACGAGACGTAGTTGACAACAACATTAATAATGATATTGCACATGAAGCTCTGCTTCTTCACAGCTACAAGAGAAGTTTCCATGGATTTGCTGCAATGCTCACAAAACAAGAAGCACAAAAACTGGCTG GAATGGATGGTGTAGTATCTGTCTTCCCAAGCAAACAAATGAGCGTCAAAACGACAAAGTCATGGAACTTCCTTGAGTTTCCAGAAACAGTTAAAAGAAGCGACCTTGAAAAGGATATCATCATCGGTGTGATTGACAGTGGAATTTGGCCAGAATCGGACAGCTTTAGTGATGTTGGTTTTGGTCCTCCACCCAAGAAATGGAAAGGCATATGTCAAGGCAATAACAACTTTACTTGTAACAA TAAAATTATCGGAGCACGGTATTACCGTCATTTGGGATCCTTCGAAAAAGAAGTTGAGTCTCCAAGAGACTCTGAAGGTCATGGAACCCATTGCGCATCTGTAGCAGCTGGGAACATAGTGAAAAACACGAGCATAAAAGGTTTAGGGTTTGGAAACGCAAGAGGAGGGGTGCCATCAGCACATATTGCAGTGTACAAAGTGTGTTGGAAGGATGGTTGTTCAGATGCTGACATGCTAGCGGCATTTGATGATGCAGTTGCTGATGGTGTCGACATAATCTCTATTTCCATTGGAAGCAAAGTTCCAAATGATTATTTTCGAAACGGAGTTGCAATTGGGGCATTTCACGCTACCAGAAATGGGATACTTGTTTTAACGGCCAGTGGTAATGAAGGTCCGAAAAAGAAAACTGTGTCAAACTTTGCACCATGGATGCTTTCTGTGGCTGCTACTACCATAAACCGTCAGTTCATCACCAAGGTTCAATTAGGTAACGGTAAAATCTATGAG GGACTTTTACCAAACATATATGACCTCCGGGGTAAATTCTATCCTTTAATATATGGCGGAGACGCACCTAACACAACAAAAGGTTCTAACGCATCTATGTCCAG GTTCTGTTCCGAAAATAGCTTAAAAGAAGATTCGATCAGAGATAAAATTGTGCTTTGTGATAGAGGCCCTGCTGGCAATGACGATGGGTATGGGGCCATACAGGGTGATGCAACCGGTGTTATTCTGACAGGCGTAAAAATTGCCGAGGAGCTGGTTAGCCCTCTTAGCCTGCCTGCATCTCACATCGGATTGGAAGAAAACAGCCACATTTACAAATACATAAGCGAAACAAG GAACCCAATTGCAACTATTTTCAAAAGTGAAGAGATTAATGATGTATTGGCTCCATACGTGCCCTCCTACTCGTCAAGGGGTCCAAATCCAATGAATCCTAACATTCTCAAG CCAGATTTAGCAGCCCCAGGTACTCACATTTTAGCAGCATATGATCATCAATCGGTTGGTGGTGGCAGTAGAGCTAAGTATAATTTGGAGACTGGGACATCAATGGCATGCCCCCATGTTGCAGGCGTAGCTGCATACGTCAAATCATTTCACTCTAAATGGTCACCGGCTGCTATTCAATCGGCTCTCATCACTACAG CTAAACCTATGAGTACTAAAACTAGCCCACACGCTGAATTTGCATATGGAGCTGGCCTACTAAACCCTTCTAGGGCTCCATATCCTGGTTTAGTATACGATCTTGATGAACAAGActacttatattttttgtgTTCACAAGGATATAGTGGAAAACTATTGGAAATCATAACCAGGGACAAGAGTAGCTGCTCATCAAAATCTAATAATGAAACAACCAATGACCTGAACTATCCTTCTTTTGCTCTTTCAATCAAGGATCCAGAATTCATCAATGGGGTCTTCCATAGGACTGTCACTAATGTTGGATCGTCGAATTCCACATACAGAGCTAAAGTGGTGGCTCCATCAGGACTCGAAATCAATGTGAATCCAAGTGTGCTATCATTTACATCTCTCGGGCAGAAGGAATCTTTTGTTGTTACAGTAAAAGGGTCAATTGAGAAATCAAATATAGTCTCTGCATCTTTGGTGTGGGATGATGGTACTTTCCAAGTCAGGAGCCCGATTGTTATCCATGTTACAGTTTAA
- the LOC112182822 gene encoding probable dolichyl pyrophosphate Glc1Man9GlcNAc2 alpha-1,3-glucosyltransferase — protein MESQSTQKLKNPPKPHNPISELWWFFAAATCVKLLLIPAYRSTDFEVHRHWLAITHSLPLSQWYLDETSPWTLDYPPFFAYFERFLSIFANLIDPQMVHLQNGLNYSSDTVVYFQRVSVCVSDLCLLYGVYRLTRNLDPVRRKLIWVLVVWSPMLVVVDHLHFQYNGFLLGVLLISLSYLEEGRDLMGGLVFAVLLCFKHLFAVAAPVYFVYLLRHYCWKGLVRGFGRLLILGTLVVAVFAVAYGPFVYHGQIKQVIHRMFPFGRGLCHAYWAPNFWVFYILLDKVIAFLLGRLGFKIQAPAASFTGGLVGDSSPFAVLPQITPAITFIMVLLALSPCLIKAWRDPRPMMITRWVAYAYTCGFLFGWHVHEKASLHFVIPLAIVAVQNLDTARHYFFLSIVSCYSLFPLLFESQEYPIKVLLLLLHSMLMWLGFSAQFTKDKTLEMAPSGKNKDSHLGLNRSVTAAQKGGFDIGWVVWSYLVGLLLVEIWGQFLHPIFLGAELPFLPLMLISVYCSVGVMYSFLWQLKHILVS, from the exons ATGGAATCACAAAGCACCCAGAAGCTGAAAAACCCTCCAAAACCCCACAATCCCATCTCCGAGCTATGGTGGTTCTTCGCCGCAGCCACCTGCGTAAAGCTGCTTCTGATACCAGCCTACAGGAGCACAGACTTCGAGGTCCATCGCCATTGGCTTGCCATAACtcactctcttcctctctctcaatGGTACTTGGACGAGACCAGCCCTTGGACTTTGGACTACCCTCCATTCTTTGCCTACTTCGAGCGcttcctctccattttcgcAAACCTCATTGACCCACAAATGGTCCACCTCCAGAATGGCCTCAACTACAGCTCAGACACTGTGGTTTACTTTCAAAGAGTTTCGGTTTGTGTTTCGGATTTGTGTCTTTTGTATGGGGTTTATAGGTTGACTAGGAATTTGGATCCGGTGAGGCGAAAATTGatctgggttttggttgtttggtCTCCGATGCTTGTGGTCGTGGACCATTTGCATTTTCAGTACAATGGGTTTTTGCTTGGGGTTTTGCTGATTTCGCTTTCGTATTTGGAGGAAGGGAGGGACTTGATGGGTGGGCTTGTCTTTGCTGTTTTGTTGTGTTTCAAGCATTTGTtcgcggtggcggcgccggttTATTTTGTGTACCTGTTGAGGCATTATTGCTGGAAAGGATTGGTGAGGGGTTTTGGGCGTCTTTTGATTTTGGGGACTCTGGTTGTGGCTGTTTTTGCAGTGGCGTATGGCCCATTTGTCTATCATGGGCAG ATAAAACAAGTCATCCACCGCATGTTTCCTTTTGGTAGGGGACTTTGTCATGCATATTGGGCACCAAATTTTTGGGTGTTTTATATCTTACTGGATAAAGTTATAGCTTTCTTGCTTGGAAGACTTGGATTTAAAATTCAGGCACCAGCAGCTTCATTTACTGGCGGACTAGTTGGTGATTCGTCCCCTTTTGCTGTATTGCCTCAG ATTACACCGGCGATAACCTTTATCATGGTTCTGCTTGCATTATCTCCTTGTCTCATCAAGGCATGGAGAGATCCAAGACCAATGATGATTACAAGATGGGTAGCCTATGCTTACACATGTGGTTTTTTGTTTGGGTGGCACGTTCATGAGAAGGCATCACTCCACTTTGTCATCCCCCTTGCTATTGTTGCAGTACAGAATTTGGATACTGCGAGGCATTACTTCTTTCTATCAATTG TGTCATGCTATTCACTGTTCCCGCTTCTATTTGAATCCCAGGAATATCCAATAAAGGTGCTGTTGTTATTACTACACTCCATGCTAATGTGGTTGGGTTTCTCTGCACAATTTACTAAGGATAAAACACTGGAAATGGCACCATCTGGAAAGAACAAAGATAGTCATTTGGGATTAAACAGATCCGTTACAGCTGCCCAGAAAGGAGGCTTTGATATTGGGTGGGTGGTCTGGAGCTATCTGGTTGGTCTGTtgcttgttgagatttggggCCAGTTTCTGCATCCTATTTTTCTTGGTGCTGAGCTTCCTTTTTTACCCCTTATGCTGATCTCTGTATACTGTTCAGTAGGGGTCATGTACTCTTTCCTTTGGCAGTTAAAACATATCCTTGTTTCATAA
- the LOC112165937 gene encoding cucumisin isoform X1 yields MALRWFILLSLISSILLLVHVTHSAAQDARKAYIVYMGDKPKNGVPVTPDLHVNILRDIVDNNINNDIAHEALLLHSYKRSFHGFAAMLTKQEAQKLAGMDGVVSVFPSKQMSVKTTKSWNFLEFPETVKRSNLEKDIIIGVIDTGIWPESHSFSDVGFGPPPKKWKGICQGNNNFTCNNKIIGARYYRHLGSFEEEVESPRDSEGHGTHCASIAVGNIVRNISIKGLGFGNARGGVPSAHIAVYKACWKNGCSDADILAAFDDAIADGVDIISASIASKVPNDYFRSGVAIGAFHATRKGILVSTCSGNEGPKKRTVINFAPWMLSVAATTINRQFITKVQLGNGKVYEGLLPNIHDLQGKFYPLIYGGDAPNTTEGGNATMSRFCSTNSLKDDSIRGKIVLCDRGPDASGDGYGAIEGDATGVILTGVKVVEELVGPFPLPATHVGLEENSKIYKYISETRNPIATIFKSEEINDVLAPYVPSYSSRGPNPMNPNILKPDLAAPGTHILAAYDHQQSVGDSRTEYNLDSGTSMACPHAAGAAAYVKSFHSKWSPAAIQSALITTAKPMSAKTSPHAEFAYGAGLLNPSRAPYPGLVYDLDEQDYLYFLCSQGYSGKLLEIITGDKSSCSSKSNNEIANDLNYPSFALSIKDPEFINGIFHRTVTNVGSSNSTYRAKVVTPSGLEINVNPNVLSFTSLGQKKPFVVTVKGSIEKSNIVSTSLVWDNGDFQVRSPIVVYVTV; encoded by the exons ATGGCTCTTCGATGGTTTATCCTTCTCAGCCTCATTAGCAGTATTTTACTTCTTGTTCATGTTACTCACTCAGCTGCTCAGGATGCCCGAAAG GCTTATATTGTGTATATGGGCGACAAGCCAAAGAACGGGGTGCCAGTAACACCTGATCTTCATGTGAATATTCTAAGAGACATAGTTGACAACAACATTAATAATGATATTGCACATGAAGCTCTGCTTCTTCACAGCTACAAGAGAAGTTTCCATGGATTTGCTGCAATGCTCACAAAACAAGAAGCACAAAAACTGGCTG GAATGGATGGTGTAGTGTCTGTCTTCCCAAGCAAACAAATGAGTGTCAAAACAACAAAGTCATGGAACTTCCTTGAGTTTCCAGAAACAGTTAAAAGAAGCAACCTTGAAAAAGATATCATTATCGGTGTGATCGACACTGGAATTTGGCCAGAATCGCACAGCTTTAGTGATGTTGGTTTTGGTCCTCCACCCAAGAAATGGAAAGGCATATGTCAAGGCAATAACAACTTTACTTGTAACAA TAAAATTATCGGAGCACGATATTACCGTCATTTGGGATcctttgaagaagaagttgagtCTCCAAGAGACTCTGAAGGTCATGGAACCCATTGCGCATCAATAGCAGTTGGGAACATAGTGAGAAATATAAGCATAAAAGGTTTAGGGTTTGGAAACGCAAGAGGAGGGGTGCCATCAGCACATATTGCGGTGTACAAAGCATGCTGGAAGAACGGTTGTTCAGATGCTGACATTCTAGCAGCATTTGATGATGCCATTGCTGACGGTGTCGATATAATCTCGGCTTCCATTGCAAGCAAAGTTCCAAATGATTATTTTCGAAGCGGAGTTGCAATTGGGGCATTTCACGCTACCAGAAAGGGGATACTAGTTTCAACTTGCAGTGGTAACGAAGGTCCGAAAAAAAGAACTGTGATAAACTTTGCACCGTGGATGCTTTCTGTGGCTGCTACCACCATAAACCGTCAGTTCATCACCAAGGTTCAATTGGGTAATGGAAAAGTCTATGAG GGACTATTACCAAACATACATGACCTCCAGGGTAAATTCTATCCTTTAATATATGGTGGAGACGCACCTAATACAACAGAAGGTGGTAACGCGACTATGTCAAG GTTCTGTTCCACAAATAGCTTAAAAGATGATTCGATCAGAGGTAAAATTGTGCTTTGCGATAGAGGCCCAGATGCCAGTGGGGATGGGTATGGGGCCATAGAGGGTGATGCAACTGGAGTTATTCTGACGGGCGTAAAAGTTGTCGAGGAGCTGGTTGGCCCTTTTCCCCTGCCTGCAACTCACGTCGGATTGGAAGAAAACAGCAAAATTTACAAATACATAAGCGAAACAAG GAACCCAATTGCAACTATTTTCAAAAGTGAAGAAATTAATGATGTATTGGCTCCATACGTGCCCTCCTACTCGTCAAGGGGTCCAAATCCAATGAATCCTAACATTCTCAAG CCAGATTTAGCAGCTCCAGGTACTCACATTCTAGCAGCATATGATCACCAACAATCAGTTGGTGATAGCAGAACTGAATATAATTTGGATAGTGGGACATCAATGGCGTGCCCTCATGCTGCAGGCGCAGCTGCATACGTCAAATCATTTCACTCTAAATGGTCACCGGCTGCTATTCAATCAGCTCTCATCACTACAG CTAAACCTATGAGTGCCAAAACTAGCCCGCACGCTGAATTCGCATATGGAGCTGGCCTACTAAACCCTTCTAGGGCTCCATATCCTGGTTTGGTATACGATCTTGATGAACAAGActacttatattttttgtgTTCACAAGGATACAGTGGTAAACTATTGGAAATCATAACCGGGGACAAGAGTAGCTGCTCATCAAAATCTAATAATGAAATAGCCAATGACCTGAACTATCCTTCTTTTGCTCTTTCAATCAAGGATCCAGAATTCATCAATGGGATCTTCCATAGGACTGTCACTAATGTTGGATCGTCAAATTCCACATACAGAGCTAAAGTGGTGACTCCATCAGGACTCGAAATCAATGTGAATCCAAATGTGTTATCATTCACATCTCTCGGCCAGAAGAAACCTTTTGTCGTTACAGTAAAAGGGTCAATTGAGAAATCAAATATAGTTTCTACATCTTTGGTGTGGGATAATGGTGATTTCCAAGTCAGGAGCCCGATTGTTGTCTATGTTACAGTTTAA